CGCGAACTGTCGTCGATCTCGCCCATCGTGCCGATCACGCGGTTCACGACGTCGCTGCCGGTGCGCGCGATGTCCGATGCGTTGTTCGCCAGCCCGCTCGCCTGCCGCGCGTTGTCCGCGTTCTGCTTCACGGTCGCGGTCAGCTGCTCCATGCTCGCGGCCGTTTCTTCAAGCGACGCGGCCTGCTCCTCGGTGCGCTGCGACAGGTCGTCGTTGCCGGCCGAGATCTGGCGGCTCGCCGACGCGATCGATTCGGCCGATTGACGGATCCCGCCGATCGTCGCCTGCAGCCGCGTCTGCATGTCGTGCATCGCGGCCATCATGCTCGTGCGGTCGCCTGCGCGCACGGGTACCGGCTGCGTCAGGTCGCCCTGCGCGATGCGCGCCGCGAGCGCGGCCGCTTCGTCGGGCTCGCCGCCCAGGCTGCCACGCACGTTGCGGATAATCACCAGCATCGCCGCGCTGATCACGAAGCCGATCACGAACACCACCGCGAGGTGGACCAGAAGCGTCCGGTAATAGAGGGTGTCGATGTCCTTCAGGAACACGCCGCTCGAGATGTTCCAGTCCCACGGCGCGAACCGCGTGACGTAGCTGATCTTCGGCACGGCCGTCTCGCTGTGCGGCAGCCGCCCGCGATATTCGGCGAAACCGCTGCCGGTCGCCTTCGCGGCGTTCAGGATCGTCACGAACAGCGGCTTGCCGTCCGGATCGAGATAGTCGCCGACCTGCGTGTTGACGAGTTTCGGCAGCGTCGGATGCATCAGCACGACCGGCTTCGAGTCCATCACGAACACGTAGCCCGAATCGCCGTAGCGCATCGCGGCAAGGCTCGCGAGCGCGTCGCGCTTCGCGTCGGCCTCGGGCAGCGTGCCGTTCTGCGCGAGCGCGTGATACGCCTTCACGATGCCGGCCGCCGAATCGACGAGATTCGCGATGCCCGCCTTGCGTTCGTCCAGCATCGTTGCGCGCGTCTCGTACGCGCTCCATGCGCCGACGCCCAGGAGACCGATCCATACCAGCGCAAGCGCGAGCCACAGCTTGCGATTCAAACTCATTCTGCTCATCTGCGTGCCTTTGTCGATGTCGATGCGCGCGAACGGCCTGTCCCGCGCAAACGGTTGCTCTTTTATTTACGGCAACGAGGCTTACAACTTGAATACGCGACGGCACGGCGAGCCGGCGGGCGACGGACCGTGCCGGCGCGACAGCCCCGATCCGCTGTGCTACAAAGACCGGCCGACCGGTGCGCAACGCGCCGGCGTCATTCCAGGGCCACCCATGTACGTCATCGACATCCACTACACCGCGTCGCTCGAGTGCATCGACGACGCGCTCGAACGCCACCGCGCATATCTGCAGCCGCAGTTCGACAAGGGCATCTTCATCGCGGCAGGGCCGAAGGTGCCGCGCGAAGGCGGCGTGATCCTCGCGGCCCGCATCGATCGCGACGAGCTGGACGCGATCCTCGCGACCGATCCGTTCGTCACCGAGGGGCTCGCCACGTATCGCGTGACGGAATTCCGGATGACGCGCGCCGCATCCGGCTTCAACGTGCCGGCGCTGCCGTAACGCGACGCCTGCGCGACGTGCGCGCAAGCCGACGCGCCGCCCGACGGGCAGCGCATGCAGACAACGGGAAATGGGGGAAAGCGTGACGGCGCAGATTGGCCGTCACGTCGTCGCCGGGCCGTGCGCCCGGCGGCTGCCGGTCAGTTGACGAGCAGCTTCAAATCGTGGACCCACGGGCCGGGGCCCTGGCCGTCGCGCACGAACAGACGCAGCTTGCCGTCGCGATCGAACACGTAGCTCGCGGCCGTGTGATCCATCGTGTAGCTGCCGGGCGTCTTGCCGGGCACCTTCGCGTAGTACACGCGGAAATCCTTCGTGACCTTCTTCAGCGCCGCTTCGTCGGCCGGCCGCAGGCCGATGAACGACGGATCGAACGCGGGCACGTACTGGCCGAGCAGCGCCGGCGTGTCACGCTCCGGATCGACGGTGACGAACAGCACCTGCACGCGTTTCGCGGCATCGGGCCCGAGCTGCTTCAGCGCTTCGGACAGCTCGGCCATCGTCGTCGGGCATACGTCCGGACAGTGCGTATAGCCGAAGAACATCACGACCGCCTTTCCCTTGAAGTCGGCGAGCGTGCGCACCTTGCCGGCCGTATCGGGCAGCGAGAAGTCGCTGCCGAACTGCGTGTTGCCGGTGATGTCGAGATTCTGGAATTTCGGCGCGTTGTCGCATCCGGCGAGCAGCAATGCTGCCGTGAATGCGCACGCGAGCATCCAGCCTTGGCGCGCGCGGCGCCCGAACCGTGAATGGAGCATTGCGTTCAAACCGTGCGGTTACACGCCGAGCAGCGGGCGTGCGTAGTGATCGACGAGTAGCGCGGCGAACAGCAGCGACAGGTAGACGATCGAGTAGCGGAAGGCCTTGCGGGCGAGTTCATCCGAATAGTCGCGGTAGATCTTCCACGCATACGCGAGGAACACCGCGCCGAGCAGCACCGCGCTCGTCAGGTAGACGGCCCCGCTCATCCCGGAGATGAACGGCATCAGCGTGACCGCGAACAGGATCACCGTATACAGCAGGATGTGCAGCCGCGTGAACTTCTCGCCGTGCGTGACGGGCAGCATCGGCAGCCCCGCGTTCTCGTAATCCTTGCGGCGATACAGCGCGAGCACCCAGAAATGCGGCGGCGTCCAGACGAAGATGATCAGCACGAGGATCCACGCGTCGCCCGGCACCGCGCCGGTGACGGCGGCCCAGCCGAGCGCCGGCGGCATTGCGCCCGACGCGCCGCCGATCACGATGTTCTGCGGCGTCATCGGCTTGAGCAGCAGCGTGTAGATCACCGCGTAGCCGACGAAGGTGGCGATCGTCAGCCACATCGTCAGCGGGTTCGTAAACGTATAGAGCGTCCATGCGCCGACGCTGCCCAGCAGCGCCGAGAACAGCAGGATCTGCGGCGTCGTGATCTCGCCGCGCGCGGACGGGCGCCATGCGGTACGGCGCATCATCGCGTCGATCTTCTGTTCGACGAGGCAGTTGATCGCGAACGCGGCGCCGGCCAGCAGCCAGATGCCGACCGTGCCGCCGATCAGCACATGCCAGGGCACCATGCCCGGCGTCGCGAGGAACATGCCGATCACCGCGCAGAACACCGCGAGCTGCGTGACACGCGGCTTCGTCAGCGCCATGTACTGGGAGAAGCGGCTACCGGGCGATTGGGAGAGGGTGCTTTGCATGGGGACGGTCACGCCGGGGCGGCGTCGCGCGCGGGCTGCGCGACACGGCCGGGGCGGCTTGAAAGGATGCGAAAGTTTAACATGACGACGAGCAGCAGCAGGATCGCGGCCCCGCCGTTGTGTGCGACGGCGACCGGCAGCGGCCACTGCAGCACGATGTTGGTCAGGCCCGTCACGAACTGCAGCAGCACGACCAGCAGCACGCCGTTCGCGGGCCGCCGCAGCGATTCGAAGCGACGCATCTTCAGCGCGAACGCGACCAGGTACGCGACCACGACGAACGCGAACGTGCGGTGCGTCCAGTGGATCGCGACCAGCGCGTCCTGCGTGATCGCCTCGCCGTCCTTCGTCATCCCGAGCGCGCGCCACAGGTGGAAGCCGTGCTCAAAGTCCATCGGCGGGATCCACTGGCCGTTGCAGGTCGGGAAGTCGGTGCACGCGAGCACCGCGTAGTTGGTGCTCACCCAGCCGCCGAGCGCGATCTGCACGACCAGCAGCACGAGCGCCGCGAGCGCGGCAGCGCGATAGCGGCCGGCCTCCGGGTCATGCGACGGCAGCGGCGTCTGCCGCGCCGCGAGCCAGCCGAGCGTGCCGAGCAGCGTGAGGCCGAGCAGCAGGTGGATCGTGACGATCACCGGCTGCAGCTTCATCGTGACCGTCCACGCGCCGAACGCGCCCTGCACGAGGATCAGCAGCAGCAGGCTCGTCGGCCACCACGGCGACACGTGCA
The DNA window shown above is from Burkholderia cepacia and carries:
- a CDS encoding YciI family protein — its product is MYVIDIHYTASLECIDDALERHRAYLQPQFDKGIFIAAGPKVPREGGVILAARIDRDELDAILATDPFVTEGLATYRVTEFRMTRAASGFNVPALP
- the cyoE gene encoding heme o synthase is translated as MQSTLSQSPGSRFSQYMALTKPRVTQLAVFCAVIGMFLATPGMVPWHVLIGGTVGIWLLAGAAFAINCLVEQKIDAMMRRTAWRPSARGEITTPQILLFSALLGSVGAWTLYTFTNPLTMWLTIATFVGYAVIYTLLLKPMTPQNIVIGGASGAMPPALGWAAVTGAVPGDAWILVLIIFVWTPPHFWVLALYRRKDYENAGLPMLPVTHGEKFTRLHILLYTVILFAVTLMPFISGMSGAVYLTSAVLLGAVFLAYAWKIYRDYSDELARKAFRYSIVYLSLLFAALLVDHYARPLLGV
- a CDS encoding methyl-accepting chemotaxis protein gives rise to the protein MSRMSLNRKLWLALALVWIGLLGVGAWSAYETRATMLDERKAGIANLVDSAAGIVKAYHALAQNGTLPEADAKRDALASLAAMRYGDSGYVFVMDSKPVVLMHPTLPKLVNTQVGDYLDPDGKPLFVTILNAAKATGSGFAEYRGRLPHSETAVPKISYVTRFAPWDWNISSGVFLKDIDTLYYRTLLVHLAVVFVIGFVISAAMLVIIRNVRGSLGGEPDEAAALAARIAQGDLTQPVPVRAGDRTSMMAAMHDMQTRLQATIGGIRQSAESIASASRQISAGNDDLSQRTEEQAASLEETAASMEQLTATVKQNADNARQASGLANNASDIARTGSDVVNRVIGTMGEIDDSSRKIADIIGVIEGIAFQTNILALNAAVEAARAGEQGRGFAVVAGEVRSLAQRSATAAKEIRELIVDSVERVRNGSTLVGQAGTTMGEILQAVARVTDIMGEIAAASEEQASGITQVGRAVTQMDQVTQQNAALVEEAAAAAASLQEQAARLRDAIGAFRVSDAGGLASRRAGERVAEPAFGTKAADRAVVM
- a CDS encoding SCO family protein yields the protein MLHSRFGRRARQGWMLACAFTAALLLAGCDNAPKFQNLDITGNTQFGSDFSLPDTAGKVRTLADFKGKAVVMFFGYTHCPDVCPTTMAELSEALKQLGPDAAKRVQVLFVTVDPERDTPALLGQYVPAFDPSFIGLRPADEAALKKVTKDFRVYYAKVPGKTPGSYTMDHTAASYVFDRDGKLRLFVRDGQGPGPWVHDLKLLVN
- a CDS encoding COX15/CtaA family protein; the protein is MSYLLQLGLIGFCIALLPLSYVWVKADDNKFRKLVWITTFLTLDLVMFGGFTRLTDSGLGCPDWPGCYGTSSPFIAHAAITAAHQAMPTGPVSMSKAWIEMIHRYFAMAIGVLIIAQVVIAWAARLRRRPLHVSPWWPTSLLLLILVQGAFGAWTVTMKLQPVIVTIHLLLGLTLLGTLGWLAARQTPLPSHDPEAGRYRAAALAALVLLVVQIALGGWVSTNYAVLACTDFPTCNGQWIPPMDFEHGFHLWRALGMTKDGEAITQDALVAIHWTHRTFAFVVVAYLVAFALKMRRFESLRRPANGVLLVVLLQFVTGLTNIVLQWPLPVAVAHNGGAAILLLLVVMLNFRILSSRPGRVAQPARDAAPA